A genomic segment from Daphnia pulex isolate KAP4 chromosome 5, ASM2113471v1 encodes:
- the LOC124194594 gene encoding spidroin-1-like isoform X1: MLKVTITLALMAVAMAMPQRYRPFGGGHGHPQSGFGQPGFQQFGQQPGYYQGGFGQPGFQQSGFLGPTALTGSGTGAGAGTGNAGPGGASASGVGISSAQDGGFGTSSGTGTANLNTFTGEAAATGTGDGSSGGLPQGLFGQPGLQYGGFGRPAALQQGGHAQQPGYAQQPGFGGLQSAGLQQGGVLQPGFGGFPGFGGSGTGSGAGTGSAGPGGVSASGVGISSAQNGGVSTGTGTGTASLNTFTGEAGATGTGDGVSFGK, translated from the exons ATGTTGAAG GTTACTATAACTCTTGCTCTTATGGCTGTTGCCATGGCTATGCCGCAACGTTACCGTCCGTTTGGTGGTGGCCACGGTCATCCACAAAGCGGCTTCGGCCAGCCTGGGTTCCAGCAATTCGGCCAGCAGCCTGGTTACTATCAAGGTGGATTTGGACAACCAGGTTTCCAGCAAAGCGGTTTCCTGGGGCCCACTGCTTTAA CTGGCTCGGGAACCGGTGCTGGAGCCGGAACTGGTAACGCTGGACCCGGAGGAGCTTCTGCATCAGGC GTCGGCATCTCGAGCGCTCAGGATGGTGGATTTGGTACTTCTTCCGGCACCGGAACCGCTAATCTCAACACTTTTACAGGCGAAGCTGCAGCTACTGGTACTGGTGACGGAAGCAGCGGTGGATTACCTCAAGGCTTATTCGGTCAGCCTGGACTCCAGTACGGAGGGTTCGGTAGGCCAGCAGCTTTGCAGCAAGGTGGGCATGCCCAACAACCTGGATATGCCCAACAACCTGGATTTGGGGGTCTCCAATCAGCCGGTCTCCAACAAGGAGGAGTCCTTCAGCCAGGATTCGGAGGATTTCCTGGTTTTG GTGGGTCTGGAACCGGTTCTGGAGCTGGAACGGGTAGCGCTGGACCTGGAGGAGTATCTGCATCTGGC GTCGGCATTTCAAGCGCACAGAATGGCGGAGTGAGTACCGGAACCGGAACTGGAACAGCTTCTCTCAACACCTTTACGGGTGAGGCTGGAGCCACTGGTACGGGTGACGGAGTCAGTTTTGGGAAATAA